A genomic segment from Nicotiana tabacum cultivar K326 chromosome 7, ASM71507v2, whole genome shotgun sequence encodes:
- the LOC142162113 gene encoding uncharacterized protein LOC142162113, protein MWVKGLPFKISFFMWKRWKGNLPLDDVIRRMGYYMPSKYWCCVMPKDEILSHVFYRSLTALKVWSYFYSHAGLSREGLNLHQAIEKYWTTKPGIDRVPFRWLDILRMMENYTPKLKFNKVSWELPMTGWTKINTDGALRGNPGRSSLGFCLRNEEGDQVYACGKEIQEVTNTQAETRAIMEALKHCLTNEMNNI, encoded by the exons ATGTGGGTTAAAGGATTGCCTTTTAAGATCTCATTTTTTATGTGGAAACGGTGGAAAGGTAATCTACCACTTGATGATGTAATTAGAAGGATGGGATACTACATGCCGTCTAAATATTGGTGTTGTGTAATGCCAAAGGATGAGATATTAAGCCATGTTTTCTATCGATCACTCACAGCCTTAAAGGTTTGGTCTTACTTCTATTCTCATGCTGGATTATCTCGTGAGGGCTTAAACCTTCATCAGGCTATTGAGAAATACTGGACAACAAAG CCAGGCATTGATCGAGTACCATTCAGATGGCTTGATATACTTAGAATGATGGAGAACTACACTCCCAAACTGAAGTTCAACAAGGTTTCATGGGAACTCCCTATGACAGGTTGGACAAAAATTAACACTGATGGGGCCTTGAGAGGTAATCCAGGTAGGAGTTCCCTTGGCTTTTGCTTGAGGAATGAGGAAGGAGATCAGGTCTATGCGTGTGGAAAAGAAATTCAAGAGGTGACAAACACTCAAGCAGAAACAAGGGCAATTATGGAGGCCCTGAAACATTGTTTGACTAATGAGATGAATAACATATag